From Streptomyces sp. NBC_00775, one genomic window encodes:
- a CDS encoding GTP-binding protein yields MDFKGFDHPDRQTDGGTRSVKVMIAGGFGTGKTTMVRSVSDIKPLTTEETLTQASADVDNLIGVADKQETTVSLDFGKIGINDQLVLYLFGTPGQERFWFLWNGLFKGALGAVVLVDTRRLASSFRAIEEMERQDVPFVIALNVFPDSKDHPIEEIRDALDIPPHTPIVACDARDRTSSRDVLVALIRHLKERSAVALESR; encoded by the coding sequence GTGGACTTCAAAGGCTTTGACCATCCCGACCGGCAGACGGACGGGGGCACCCGCTCGGTGAAGGTGATGATCGCCGGCGGTTTCGGCACCGGAAAGACCACGATGGTGCGCTCGGTCAGCGACATCAAGCCGCTGACCACCGAGGAGACCCTGACCCAGGCGAGTGCGGACGTCGACAACCTGATCGGGGTGGCGGACAAGCAGGAGACCACCGTCAGCCTCGACTTCGGCAAGATCGGCATCAACGACCAGCTGGTGCTGTACCTGTTCGGAACGCCGGGGCAGGAACGGTTCTGGTTCCTGTGGAACGGGCTGTTCAAGGGCGCCCTCGGGGCGGTGGTCCTGGTGGACACCCGGCGGCTGGCCTCAAGCTTCCGGGCCATCGAGGAGATGGAACGGCAGGACGTCCCCTTCGTCATCGCCCTGAACGTCTTCCCCGACTCCAAGGACCACCCGATCGAAGAGATCCGCGACGCCCTGGACATCCCCCCGCACACCCCGATCGTGGCCTGCGACGCCCGCGACCGGACCTCCAGCCGTGACGTCCTCGTCGCCCTGATACGTCACTTGAAGGAACGCTCTGCCGTCGCACTGGAGTCCCGATGA
- a CDS encoding DUF742 domain-containing protein — MSGPRRPTDPSGLERYYVLTGGRSGPGGSASTLDVATLIVSHAAAVPGMQHEHEEILRRCRDPLSVAELGAHLGLPFNILAVLLADLLDAGRVEARDPIPASGAGSGPDLALLEEVLSGLQRL, encoded by the coding sequence ATGAGTGGTCCCCGCCGGCCCACGGACCCGTCCGGTCTCGAGCGCTACTACGTCCTCACCGGTGGCCGCAGCGGACCGGGCGGTTCGGCGTCGACTCTTGACGTGGCGACCCTCATCGTCTCGCACGCCGCGGCCGTCCCCGGCATGCAGCACGAGCACGAGGAGATCCTCCGGCGCTGCCGCGATCCGCTGTCGGTGGCCGAACTGGGCGCCCACCTCGGATTGCCCTTCAACATTCTCGCGGTGCTCCTGGCCGATCTGCTGGACGCAGGCCGCGTCGAAGCCCGCGATCCCATTCCGGCGTCAGGCGCCGGCAGCGGGCCCGACCTCGCGCTCCTTGAGGAGGTACTCAGTGGACTTCAAAGGCTTTGA
- a CDS encoding roadblock/LC7 domain-containing protein, whose product MTQQGTDVSWALRDLTESIQEIRFALVASSDGKAITSYGADDPDDVDRFAAVVAGLQALAQPVAAQFPQYAGQLRLAMIEVDGGHLFVVRAGVETYLGVLAKEGLDQGLLGHQMRDLARRMGELLGTTPRLEEHSG is encoded by the coding sequence ATGACGCAACAGGGAACCGACGTGAGCTGGGCGCTCCGCGATCTGACGGAGAGCATCCAGGAGATCCGCTTCGCCCTCGTGGCCTCCAGCGACGGCAAGGCCATCACCTCCTACGGCGCCGACGACCCCGACGACGTGGACCGCTTCGCCGCCGTGGTCGCGGGCCTGCAGGCGCTGGCCCAGCCCGTCGCCGCGCAGTTCCCGCAGTACGCGGGGCAGTTGCGCCTCGCGATGATCGAGGTGGACGGCGGCCATCTCTTCGTGGTGCGGGCCGGCGTGGAGACGTACCTCGGAGTCCTCGCCAAGGAAGGGCTTGACCAGGGCCTGCTCGGACACCAGATGAGGGACCTGGCGCGAAGGATGGGTGAGCTTCTCGGCACCACTCCGCGCCTGGAGGAGCACTCTGGATGA